A DNA window from Ipomoea triloba cultivar NCNSP0323 chromosome 10, ASM357664v1 contains the following coding sequences:
- the LOC116031364 gene encoding UPF0481 protein At3g47200-like has product MERGSHQQDLANCEAFKSISEKIQNVKQLSSEACLFKVHEELRKTNRDAYTPLIISIGPYHHGDTKLSKMESLKALYLQSFLKRAHEKGFGVADCLKKLKDLKDRAERYYGDDHDLKVSGDKFVEMLLLDGCFIVEFLIKGAYEREGAEKYDPIFKIFGTENSVVRDMLLLENQLPFFVLRELYDMISIPSKLEFSEMVKTTLGYVLPKMNVISIRSTNVNIQEIKHFLEVVHILCQPRLTNGLVQQERGSTCFCCWFWKQPQAGVDIESHYSFLCKFGNCTCLLGKFGKQPSTGDLDSESSHIPTASELREAGVDFKKVGKIDSINSNETTSLFDINFNHSVLEIPSFGLYDGSESFFRNLIAYELYSPDLHPKYFVSFAIFMDDLINTDKDVILLRKKGIFVSGLGDDGTVSDLFNNLCRGVAYDQADFYYRNVYKKLIHHCNIPWNVLKAKLRHDYFHSPWAGISTIAAIWLLSLTTAQTVIAFTELFK; this is encoded by the coding sequence GCATTTAAAAGCATTTCAGAAAAGATTCAAAATGTAAAACAATTATCTTCAGAGGCATGCTTATTCAAAGTGCACGAGGAGCTGCGTAAAACAAACCGGGATGCTTATACACCATTGATCATTTCCATCGGGCCTTACCATCATGGGGATACGAAATTGAGCAAGATGGAAAGTTTGAAGGCATTGTATTTACAATCATTTTTGAAGAGAGCACATGAAAAAGGATTCGGTGTGGCGGATTGtttgaagaaattaaaggaTTTGAAAGACAGAGCAGAAAGGTATTATGGTGACGATCACGACCTAAAAGTTAGTGGCGATAAATTCGTGGAGATGCTATTGCTGGATGGTTGCTTTATAGTGGAATTTCTTATTAAAGGGGCCTACGAGAGGGAAGGTGCAGAGAAATATGATCCCATTTTCAAGATTTTCGGGACAGAAAATAGTGTAGTTCGTGACATGCTGCTCTTGGAAAACCAACTCCCCTTCTTTGTTCTGCGAGAACTCTATGACATGATTAGTATTCCTAGCAAACTAGAATTCTCGGAGATGGTGAAAACAACATTAGGATATGTCCTACCAAAGATGAATGTTATCTCTATACGCTCTACCAATGTCAATATCCAAGAGATAAAGCATTTCCTTGAGGTAGTGCACATTCTTTGCCAACCCCGCCTAACTAATGGATTGGTTCAGCAGGAGAGGGGTTCAACATGTTTTTGTTGCTGGTTTTGGAAACAACCACAAGCAGGCGTTGATATTGAATCCCATTATTCTTTCCTTTGCAAATTTGGGAATTGCACGTGTCTCCTTGGCAAGTTTGGGAAACAACCAAGTACAGGAGACCTTGACTCCGAATCATCTCATATACCTACTGCAAGTGAGCTTCGAGAAGCTGGAGTTGACTTCAAAAAGGTTGGCAAGATCGATAGCATTAACTCCAATGAAACCACAAGTCTATTTGATATAAACTTCAATCACAGCGTACTAGAGATCCCCTCTTTTGGTCTGTACGATGGATCAGAGAGCTTCTTCAGAAATCTCATAGCTTACGAGCTATATTCCCCTGATTTGCATCCCAAGTATTTCGTAAGTTTTGCCATATTCATGGATGATCTTATCAATACAGACAAGGATGTCATCTTACTTCGCAAGAAGGGAATTTTTGTAAGTGGACTAGGTGATGACGGAACGGTGAGTGATCTTTTTAACAATCTATGCAGAGGAGTTGCATATGACCAAGCTGACTTCTATTACAGGAATGTCTACAAAAAATTGATTCACCATTGCAATATACCGTGGAATGTGTTGAAGGCAAAACTAAGACACGATTACTTTCACAGTCCGTGGGCAGGGATTTCAACCATTGCAGCAATATGGCTCCTTTCTCTCACTACTGCACAGACTGTCATAGCTTTCACTGAActatttaagtaa